A genomic region of Fodinisporobacter ferrooxydans contains the following coding sequences:
- a CDS encoding aldehyde dehydrogenase family protein: protein MSIRKAQSYIDRKWISAGREAVSIISPYSGEVIGEQFLATPADVEHALATVHAAKTEIANIPSHERARILKRASMLLEQEKRRFAEIISLELGKPLKNTLDEVSRSIETLELSGEEAKRLIGETIPGDASQRGTRAIATTFRVPVGVVGAITPFNAPLNLICHKVGPAFAAGNSLILKPAPQTPLIATELLKLLLDAGLPENAINMVLGGVEIGQQIVKDPRVHVVSFTGSVRAGQNISELAGMKKVLLELGGNASTIVHEDADLARAAYLCARTGYSNSGQSCISVQRIYVHHSVVESFAQRLKQEVSKLKIGDPLLPDTDIGCLVDANTAKRVADWIEESIRLGAQLICGGRRNGATVEPTVLLNPPKTSKVVCQEVFGPVVSIIPYETIEEAIAETNDSPYGLQAGLFTNQMDLAYKVAHALEVGGVVINGTSNFRLDHWPYGGVKNSGIGREGPRFAIEDMTEMKMIVLQIPEQG, encoded by the coding sequence GACGGGAAGCCGTTTCGATCATAAGTCCGTACTCGGGAGAGGTGATTGGCGAGCAATTTTTGGCAACACCCGCGGATGTGGAGCATGCGTTGGCAACTGTCCATGCTGCCAAAACAGAGATTGCGAACATTCCTTCCCATGAACGGGCGCGGATTTTAAAACGGGCATCGATGCTGCTGGAGCAAGAAAAGCGGAGATTCGCGGAAATCATCTCTCTTGAATTAGGAAAGCCTTTAAAAAATACCCTCGATGAAGTGTCGCGCTCGATCGAAACATTGGAACTCTCAGGAGAAGAAGCGAAGCGGCTCATCGGAGAAACGATCCCTGGCGATGCCTCTCAACGGGGCACAAGAGCGATTGCAACGACATTTCGCGTTCCTGTCGGTGTGGTAGGCGCGATTACGCCGTTTAATGCTCCGTTAAATCTGATCTGCCATAAGGTAGGTCCGGCATTTGCAGCAGGGAACAGCCTGATTTTAAAGCCGGCTCCCCAAACGCCTTTGATTGCCACAGAACTTTTGAAATTACTACTCGATGCCGGTTTGCCGGAAAACGCCATCAACATGGTTCTTGGCGGAGTGGAAATCGGCCAGCAGATCGTAAAAGATCCTCGCGTCCATGTGGTATCGTTTACCGGCAGTGTGAGGGCAGGACAGAATATATCGGAATTGGCCGGGATGAAAAAGGTGCTGCTGGAGTTGGGCGGAAACGCGTCAACGATCGTACATGAGGATGCAGATTTGGCACGGGCGGCCTATCTGTGTGCGCGAACGGGATACAGCAATTCCGGTCAAAGCTGTATCTCAGTCCAACGGATTTATGTCCATCATTCTGTCGTCGAATCGTTTGCGCAACGCTTAAAACAGGAAGTGTCAAAGCTGAAGATCGGGGACCCGCTATTGCCGGATACCGACATTGGTTGCCTCGTCGATGCAAATACGGCAAAACGGGTAGCGGATTGGATTGAAGAATCGATCCGGTTGGGAGCCCAGTTGATTTGCGGCGGCCGACGCAACGGTGCGACTGTGGAACCGACCGTGCTGTTGAACCCGCCAAAAACGAGTAAAGTCGTCTGTCAAGAGGTGTTTGGACCGGTCGTGAGCATTATTCCTTATGAAACCATTGAAGAAGCGATTGCCGAGACGAATGATTCTCCCTACGGACTGCAAGCGGGGTTGTTTACCAATCAAATGGATTTGGCATACAAAGTGGCGCATGCCCTCGAAGTGGGCGGTGTGGTCATCAATGGCACTTCGAATTTCCGGCTGGATCATTGGCCGTATGGCGGTGTGAAGAACAGTGGAATCGGTCGCGAGGGTCCTCGTTTTGCGATTGAAGATATGACAGAGATGAAAATGATCGTATTGCAAATTCCTGAACAGGGATGA